The following proteins come from a genomic window of Chryseobacterium mulctrae:
- the traM gene encoding conjugative transposon protein TraM: MAINFQELLKDKKIKNAIVVCVALIATCIFLYFMFGSGDKNDERNDKVVMVGDDASRLNFEVPTNHDSILEGGTKIDAYDKKLSDSLNYAKQTTDALNLSNSSTSSSKTNENAGFSDAEFDQMRKKSLSNSSPTNSHSTYGNSSMWSNDVPSGSNIGYSELGNVITKPQASPKRKNSNTYQAAPPVEDNINFETQFNTPSQSVSTPNDRNVAKVGKSVRGKLISSGYASNGRSMSFVLLENFTIGSESVKKGQVITGTSMINDNRIVVNFNTIKVNGKVIPINARVVGYDGGNGLLVRGEPGSSNEAGNIIRDEAQSQASRIPVVGGIIGRATSGNSRKENKIQLSNNVECTIIFN, encoded by the coding sequence ATGGCAATTAATTTTCAAGAACTTCTTAAAGACAAAAAAATAAAGAATGCCATTGTCGTTTGTGTGGCATTAATTGCAACCTGTATATTTCTTTATTTTATGTTTGGATCAGGTGATAAAAATGATGAGAGAAATGACAAAGTAGTAATGGTTGGTGATGATGCATCCAGATTAAACTTTGAAGTACCAACAAATCATGATAGTATATTAGAAGGAGGAACTAAGATAGATGCATATGATAAGAAGTTATCCGATTCCTTAAATTATGCAAAGCAGACAACAGATGCTCTAAATCTTTCTAATAGTAGCACATCTTCTAGTAAGACTAATGAAAATGCTGGATTTAGTGATGCAGAATTTGACCAAATGCGTAAGAAGTCACTAAGTAATTCATCACCTACTAATAGTCATAGTACATATGGTAATTCATCCATGTGGAGTAATGATGTACCATCAGGATCTAATATTGGATATAGTGAATTAGGGAATGTTATTACAAAACCACAAGCTTCTCCAAAAAGAAAAAACAGTAATACTTATCAAGCTGCACCGCCAGTAGAAGATAATATAAACTTCGAAACACAATTTAATACACCATCCCAATCGGTATCAACACCAAATGATAGAAATGTTGCTAAAGTAGGGAAATCAGTACGAGGAAAATTAATTTCATCAGGATATGCATCCAATGGAAGGAGCATGTCATTCGTACTTTTGGAAAATTTCACAATTGGTTCTGAATCAGTTAAAAAAGGACAAGTTATTACAGGAACTTCAATGATTAATGACAATAGAATAGTTGTCAATTTTAATACAATTAAAGTAAATGGAAAAGTTATACCAATTAATGCTAGAGTGGTAGGGTATGACGGAGGTAATGGGCTTCTTGTAAGAGGAGAACCAGGAAGTAGTAACGAGGCTGGTAATATTATTAGAGATGAAGCTCAAAGCCAAGCAAGTAGAATTCCGGTAGTAGGTGGAATTATAGGAAGAGCAACTTCAGGTAACTCACGTAAAGAAAACAAAATACAGCTTTCAAATAATGTTGAATGCACAATAATATTTAATTAA
- a CDS encoding DUF4138 domain-containing protein — MKKQLILVFILASFLGFSQTKKKVYKKKTTNKGYVKKTVENKTVPIVDVKEEPSMIETTEKPVEVNTVEAVPVNVQEEKPKYEITAEKILKEKGYINNRNSAIVNGIEGFVKGVYSGNGKIYVLLEIDNRSNINYDIESAVFITAPIEKGRALYETDEQEKTFMPIFSNQPESFSRKTKNKLIYVFDKFTISENKTIQFALKEIEGERSLTLEIKPKYILEANSTK, encoded by the coding sequence ATGAAAAAGCAATTAATTCTAGTTTTTATACTAGCAAGTTTCTTAGGATTTTCACAAACTAAAAAGAAAGTCTACAAGAAAAAAACAACAAATAAGGGTTATGTAAAAAAGACTGTTGAAAACAAAACAGTTCCTATTGTAGATGTAAAAGAAGAACCCTCAATGATTGAAACTACAGAAAAACCTGTAGAAGTTAATACAGTAGAAGCAGTTCCTGTTAATGTGCAAGAAGAAAAGCCAAAATATGAAATTACAGCAGAAAAAATTCTTAAAGAAAAAGGATATATAAACAATAGAAATTCTGCAATAGTAAATGGCATAGAAGGATTTGTAAAAGGAGTTTACTCAGGAAACGGAAAAATCTATGTTTTACTTGAAATTGACAACAGAAGTAACATTAATTATGATATTGAAAGTGCAGTTTTTATAACGGCTCCAATTGAAAAAGGAAGAGCTTTATATGAAACTGATGAACAAGAAAAAACATTTATGCCTATTTTTTCTAATCAGCCTGAAAGTTTTTCTAGAAAAACTAAAAATAAATTGATCTATGTTTTTGACAAGTTTACAATTTCAGAAAATAAAACAATACAATTTGCATTAAAAGAAATTGAAGGAGAAAGATCATTAACATTAGAAATCAAACCAAAATATATTCTAGAAGCAAACAGTACAAAATAA